The Rhizobium binae sequence GGATTACGGAGCAACTGCACAAGAAGCCCGCGACCATGTCAGGTGGGCAACAACAGCGGGTCGCGATTGCGCGCGCGCTCGTCGCGGGCTCCAAGCTGCTTTTGTTCGACGAACCATTGTCCAATCTCGACGCCAAGGTGCGAGTGACGATGCGCCGCGAGATCAAGAGGCTCCAGCAGGAATTTGGCTTCACGGCGGTCTTTGTCACGCATGATCAGGAAGATGCACTCACCATGTCCGACACGATCGTCGTGCTGGCGAACGGTGGCGTTGAACAGATCGGTGACGGACGTACTCTTTATCGAAAGCCCGCGACGCCGTTCATCTGCGAGTTTATCGGCACCGCCAACGAGCTGCTCGCACCGGTTGTCGCGCAAATTCTGGGCCGCGACGTTCGGGGGCGCATCTTTGTCCGCCACGAAGATGTGTTCGTCGGGAAAGCGGTAGAAGCCGGGTTGCCGGCGACCGTCCGCCATGTGGAATTTCTTGGCGCCCACAGCCGCATCGACCTGGATGCCGGCGGACACTTAATTTCGGCCGCCAGGATGGGGCACGAGTTACCTGAAATCGGTGAGACCGTGTCCTGGACGGTCCGGCCGGGCTCGGCGCATATCTTCGAGGAAGCGGGCAGATGAACCGCGCGGCGCCCGTCGAGCGCGTAGTCTATTGGATCGGAGTGGCGGCCCTGATCTGGATCGTCATCACCTTCCTGATCCTGCCGCTAGTCGCGTCACTTCATGCGGTCTTTTTCAAGGACGGCAGCCTGGTGGTCGGCCAGATCGCAAGCGAACTTTCAAGATCACGAAGAGTGCGCGCTGCCCTTTGGAACACGCTTTGGATGACGTCAGCGACCATGGTTACGGTGACCATTGTCGGGATGTTCCAGGTCGTCGTCCTTGAATATTTTCACGTACGCGGTCGCGCACTCTTGAAAATCGCCTATGCAACGCCCCTGGTCTTCGGCGGTGTCGTTGCGGCGGCGGGCTACAACTTCACCTATGGTCCCAGCGGTGCGGTGACACATCTGGTGAAGGCCGCCGTCTCCAGCCTCCCGCAAGCCTGGTTCATCGGCTGGTTTGGCGTGCTCTTCACGCATACCTTTCTGATGACCAACTTTTACTATCTTTTTCTGCGCGCTGCGATGCGCCGCGTCGACTACGCAACAATCGAAGCTGCGCGCAGTATGGGTGCCTCGGAATATACGATCCTGTGGCGTGTGGTACTGCCCGCGATCATGCCGACGTTCCTCGCCGTCACCCTTCTCACCCTTTACACCGCAATCAGCTCTTTCGCCGCCCCTCAGGTGCTGGGCGGTCGCGATTTCCACATGCTGAGCCAGATGGTGCTGACCTTGAACAGCCTGCGCCGTCCCGACATGGCCGCCTTACTCGCGCTTATGATGGGACTATGTCTCATGGCGCTTATACTGCTGTCTCAATATTTCGAAGCGCGCGGCTCCTATGTCGGCGGCGCGAAAGCGACTGCGCCCATCCAGCTACGCAAAATTTGCAGCCCCATCGGCAATGCAGTGCTACATTTGTTTGCCTATCTTCTCGTGGCTATCTATACGGTGCCGATCGCGCTTGTCGTACTCTTCTCCTTCGCCCCTGCCGCGAGCATCGGCATCGAAGTGATCCCATCCAGCCTGACACTGAAGAACTATACCCGCGTCTTCACCGAAGGCAGCGCCTTTCTTCCGTTTTTCAACTCCATAGTGATGAGCTTTGTCGCGGTATCGGCGGCGCTCGTCGTTACACTGTTTGCCGTCCCGGTTACTCTTGGCCGCCGCAGTTGGCTGACGCGCCTTCTGGACATCACTTTCTTCCTGCCATGGGTCGTTCCCAGCATTCTGCTTGCAGTCGGGCTGATCGTCACCTTCGACACCCCAAACCCGCTCGTTGGAAACGCAGTCCTCCTCGGGGGCTACTGGCTACTGCCCATCGGCTACGCCATCGTTGCCTTGCCGCTTATGGTGAGATTCCTGCGGGCGGCCTTCATGGGGATCGATCCGGCCTATAACGAGGCGGCCCGCTCGATGGGCGCCACGGGTCTGTATCGCTACCGCCGCATCATCCTGCCGATAGTTGCACCGACAGCTATCCTCGTGGCCGGGATGGCATTCAACGATCTCCTGTCGGAATACCCCTTGTCGGCGTTTCTATACAACGTCAACAACAAGCCGCTGCCGATCGCAATCGTAGACAGCTCGTTGTCCGTCGATCCTGAGCAGGCCGCGCTCAACCTCGTCTACGTCACTCTGATCATGGCGTTTTCACTGGCGATCATTCTGCTGGCCGAGCGCATCGGCCTCGGCAAAGGTCCGGAAACCACAACACTTTAGAACAGGAGACTGATCCATTGGATACCTGCATCACCGTCTGGCATTGGCCGCACCAGGAGCGTTGGTACGACGAAGGCATTCGCAACTCGCTGACCCTGATCAAGGAAGCTGGCTTCACACACATAAACTGGAATCCCGACTCCGGCAGTTCGTACTGGCTGGCCGACGCCGAGATCGAGTTTACAAGCAAGATCGTGGCCGATGCTGGGCTGAAGGTGCACTCGGTTCATGGCAGCAATGGCCGCAATCCGATCACCGAGATCGGCCACAAAAATCACGGTCCTTTCGCGATGGAGATGCGCAAAGACTTGCTGTCGCCTCATGAATGGCAGCGCCGCAGCGGTGTCGAGCTGTTGCGTAACCGTATCGACCTGGCAGCTGCTTTCCAATCCCCCAACGTGGTTCTGCACATCGATATCACCGACAACGTGTTCCGCAGCGAAGCCGCCGAACAGGAGTTCTTCGATCCCCTATTTCAGTCTCTCGACGAGATCAGGCCCTACTGCATCGAAAAAGGCGTGCAGATCGCCGCGGAAACTCTTCTTTGCGCCAACGCCCAAAATTTTCTCAACCTTTATGATCGCCTCTTCGCTCGCTATGGCAAGGAGTTCATCGGTGTCTGTTTCGATTGCGGCCACTGGGAACTGATCGAGCCAGGCAAGCTCACCGTGCTGGAGCGTTTCGCGGATCGCGTCATTGCTACTCACATTCACGACAATTTCGGAGCAGTGGATGACCATCTCTTGCCATTCGACGGACGATTAGATTGGCACACGATCGCCTCGGCGATCGCCTCAACTCCTTATCAGACTCCGCTCAACTTCGAGACGCCAATTGACCGGTATGGGATACCAGAATCCGCCTACTATCGCCGCGCTCACGGTGTTGCTGTTAGGCTTGAGGAGATGGTAGCCGAGGCGCGCGAGAGGAAAAGCAGTGATGGCGAATGCGCCTGCCCTCGACAATTCTTCACTACGTCGTGACAAAGGTAGCAGCGTTGACGTTTGAACCGTTCCGCGGTCCAGATGGATGGACAGTTTAGACCAAAGAATCTGTCGGCTTCGTCGGTGTCGTCGAATGGGTCAGCAAATGGCCTTCGGGGCAGCGAAAGCCATCGGTCTCGGGTTCGAAGACGAACGTCGACTTGCGCATCATGACGGGCTTGGGCGGAGTGGGATTGCGATAGCCTGTGACGCCAAGGATCTGCCGGTCTTCCAGGCCCTTGGCGATGCCCGGCGTAGCATAGCCGGCATCCAGCCCGTCCGCGCCGGCATCGAAGCCGAAACGGGTCTGCTGCCGGTCGAGCCTTGAGAGATAGACGATCGAGTCGTGGACATTGGCTGGCGTGACATAAGTATCGGTGATGATGGCGAGCTTGCCGTCCATCGTGCGATGATCGAGAGAGAAAAAGCCCTTCGGCCTGCCGTCGCGCATCATATAGCCGCTGTCTGAACGCTGCGCGTAACCTTAGTCGTCGTCACCTCCGGCCGGCGTTCCTTGTCCTTCAAGGGCTTCTGGCCGTGCAGCTTGCGTTCGGCCTCGATCGCCGCATCCAGATCGGCCAAGTAGTCGGCGCGCGACTTCTCGACCATTGCAAGATCGTATTCGCCCTTGTTGGCATTGGCCTTCAGATGGGTCGAATCCGTGTAACGCCACCGTGCCGACCAGCCCGTGGCCGATCGCCTGTTCGACGATGTAATCGAAGATGTCCCGGGCAACCGATTTATCGTTGTAACCGCGGCGGTTCTGGGCTGAGCGTCGGGGCGTCGAACACTCGCAGCAATCTGACGGCGGGGAAATCCCCGCCGCTTCGATGTTATTTTGGAAAGGCCGGCTCACGCCATGGCCTTCTGCAGGTTTTGATCGATCTTGTCGAGGAAGGCGGTGGTCGAGAGCCACGGCTGGTCGGGGCCGATCAGCCGCGCCAGATCCTTGGTCATGAAACCGGATTCGACGGTGTCGACGCAGACCTTTTCGAGCGTCGCGGCGAAGCGGGCGAGTTCGGCATTGTCGTCGAGCTTGGCGCGATGCGCCAGGCCGCGCGTCCAGGCGAAGATAGAGGCGATCGAGTTCGTCGAGGTTTCCTGACCCTTCTGGTGCTGGCGATAGTGGCGGGTGACGGTGCCGTGAGCGGCTTCGGCTTCGACCGTCTTGCCATCGGGCGTCAGCAGCACCGAGGTCATCAGGCCGAGCGACCCGAAGCCCTGGGCGACGGTATCGGACTGGACGTCGCCGTCATAGTTCTTGCAGGCCCAGACGTAGCCACCGGACCACTTCAGCGCCGAGGCGACCATGTCGTCGATCAGGCGGTGTTCGTAGGTGATGCCGGCTTCCTTGAACTGATCCTTGAACTCGGTCTCGAAGACTTCTTCGAAAATGTCCTTGAAGCGGCCGTCATAGGCCTTGAGAATGGTGTTCTTGGTGGAGAGATAGACCGGCCACTTGCGCATCAGGCCGTACATCATCGAAGCGCGGGCGAATTCGCGGATCGATTCGTCGAGATTGTACATGGCCATGGCGACGCCGGCGCCCGGCGCGTTGAAGACTTCCTTCTCGATGACGGTACCGTCCTCGCCGACGAACTTGATCGTCAGCTTGCCCTTGCCGGGGAATTTGAAGTCGGTGGCGCGGTACTGGTCGCCGAAAGCGTGGCGGCCGACGACGATCGGCTGCGTCCAGCCGGGAACCAGGCGCGGCACGTTGCGGCAAATGATCGGCTCGCGGAAGATGACGCCGCCGAGGATGTTGCGGATCGTGCCGTTCGGGCTCTTCCACATTTCCTTGAGGTTGAATTCCTTGACGCGGGCTTCATCCGGCGTGATCGTCGCGCACTTGATGCCGACGCCGTACTTCTTGATGGCATTGGCGGCATCGACGGTCACCTGGTCATTGGTGGCGTCGCGGTTTTCGACGGACAGGTCGAAATAGTCGATGTCGAGATCGAGATACGGATGGATCAGCTTGTCCTTGATGAGCTGCCAGATGATGCGCGTCATTTCATCGCCGTCGAGATCGGCGACGGGATTGGCGACCTTGATCTTGTTCATGTATCTGCCTCGTTCGAGCTTGAAGGGGGACGGGGTCCCGGGTGGGTGACGTGATGAGGAGCGCTGCTGGCGCCACAGGCTGGCCTCGCCAACAACCGCGTCGTAATCACGCGCTGATCCCGAATTCGGCAGCTGATCCCGTTCTATGCGCTGATCATCCGCTCCAGCTCATCCATGTTGGGGACGATGATATGTCGAAACTTCTCGATGCGAATGACGCCGCTCTTGCGCAGCCTGGTTATCTGGCGGCTGACGGTTTCGATCGTCAGCCCGAGGAAATCGGCGATCTCGGCGCGGGAAAGCGGCAGGTCGAAGGCGGTGCTCGTGGCCGTTTGCGGTTCGGCGTGGGTGGCGATGAGGTAGAGCAGGCTTGCGACCTTCTCCTCGGCGGTGCGGCGGCCGAGCGTCAGCATCCATTCGCGCGCGGCGTCCAGCTCCTTCAGCGCCAGATCGTGCAGGCTGCGCCGCAGTTCCGGCGTCTCCGATATCATGCGGTCGAGCAGGTCGCGGGGGAAGACGCAGATTTCGACATCGGTCGCAGCCTCAGCCGACAGCGTACTTTCGCGCACGAAGGGCCTGCCGACGAAATCGGGGGCGAATTGCAGGTCGACGATCTGCTGGCGCCCGTCCGGCATCACCTTACAGAGTTTCACCACCCCGCGCATTATGTTCGAATAGAAAGAGCTTTCCGACCCTTGAGCGATGATCTCGCTGCCGGCATCGACCTTGCGGCGCAGCGAGTGGCGGCCGAGATCCTTTAACTGACCGCTCGACAGTACGCCGCAGACGACGCCGTGCCGCGCCTGGCAGGAAGCGCAAGCGACGGGAGTGCCGGCGTCGGAACCCTTACTGCGTGCAACGTCCATGTCCTGATCCCTTCAAAATCCGCGTGTGCCGGATGTGGCTGCGCATGCTGGGCATACTCAGACGCTTACGTCGCGATTGCGGGTTCGGCTATCCCGATTTCCTCCGGCGCGGCTTGATGATTACCAATTTCGCCGGGACCGCGAGTTGATCCAGATCAAAGTTTCCGTGCCATGCTGTTTTGGAAGCGCCTGCCTCGACACGAGGCCGACCCGCAGAATTCTTCAAACTTGAACGACGAAGCAAAGATCTTCCAACCCTGGGCGACGAAGCTGCCGACGTGTTTGCGCACGAGCATATCCCAAATTGTATGACGGCTACTCGCGACGGGGAAAGGGTTCAGGTCGAAAGGCATTATGGGTTGCTTCAGCTGGGTCGCCCATACTCTCCCTAGCCGATTTCGAATTGACAGCCCAGTATGTTTGTGCGACGTACGTACTAAGGCGGTGCGCGCGGCTGGTGCGGCCTGAACGCGATCGACGTTGTGTCAGATGACATCCTGAAGGAACGGGCGGATGACTGTCTACCTAATCGGAATCGACGGCGGTGGCACCAGCTGCCGAGCTGCAGTCGCCGGTGCGAACGGGAGTATCCTTGCGCGCGCTCAAGCCGGGCCAGCTAACATTCTCTCCGATCCGGATACGGCCGTCGACAACATTGCCAGTGCGACCCGCGCGGCTTTCTACGCAGCTGGCATCAATGCGCGTAGCATCGCCTCGGCGCGTGCAGTACTTGGGGTCGCAGGCAATAATGTCGGCGAGGCCGTTCACTACGTGAAAAACAGGCTACCCTTCGCCCAGGCGGACATCGAGTCAGACGGGCTGATCGCGCTACAAGGCGCGCTTGGTGATAAAGACGGAGCCGTCGCCATTTTAGGAACAGGCACGATCTACATTTCCCGCCACTGCGAAACGGTGACCTACGTCGGCGGATGGGGCTTTACTGTGGGCGACCTCGGCAGCGGTGCTCGTATTGGACATGCGCTTTTGCAAGAAACGCTGCTCGCATATGACGGCATCCACGACATGTCCGCGATGACCGCCTCCGTCCTTGCGGAATTCAAAAATGACCCGCGCAATATCGTCGAGTTTGCGCGGCATGCAAAGCCCGGCGCCTTCGGCCGCTATGCGCCGCGCGTATTCGAGCACATGAAACGGGGCGATGCTGTCGCCGCGCGCCTGTTGCAAGAAGCCGCTGTTTCAGTTGACGAAGCACTTGATCGTCTAGTCGCTCGAGGAACGCAGAAGATTTGCCTGCTCGGGGGATTGGGGCCGCTGTATTCGTCCTGGATCGCTGCACGGCATCAAAGTCTACTGGTAACGCCCGAAGGCGATGCACTGAGCGGGGCCGTGGCCCTGGCTGTGTCGCGCTTCGGGCATCTGAAAGCGATCGAATGAGCGACACGCTTGCGGCTATGCTTCCAGGATGGGGCACAGACATCAACGGCGCCGGTCCGCTCTATCAAAGGCTTCGCCTGGCGCTTGAAAAGGCGATCCTGTCGGGTAAACTCAAAGTGGGCGACGTTCTTTATCCCGAACGAGACCTCGCTGAACATCTCCGCGTTAGCCGTGTAACGGTCCGCAAAGCAATCGACCATCTCGTGCAAGACGGATTTCTGGTTCGCCGGCGCGGCTCAGGAACCTTCGTAGCCGGATCGGCGGTCCGCGCAGATCAGCCTCCGTCACGCGCGTATCTTTTGACAGGTGGCATTTCCTGGCTTGGATCGGGCACGAGAGTCGAGTGCATCGAGCGCAGCACGTCCCATCCCGCACCAGAGGAGATGATGACACTCGGCCTGTCAAGCGACAGTCGCGTCGTGCGCATCACCCATTTGCGGAGCTCGGCGGGCCAGCCGATTGCGATTGAACGCATATGCATTTCCTCCGAGTTCCTGCCCGACGCTCGTACCGTTACCTGTTCCATCTGTAACACACTCGCGGACGCAAACTTTAGACCCGTTCGTGCGATCCAACGCACTTTCGCACTTAACATCGAAGATCCGGACGCCACAACGCTTGGCGTCGCGGTCGGAACGGCTGGGCTTTTGACAAAACGCGTTGCCTATCTTGCTTCGGGCCGCGCGATCGAATTCACCCGCTCTCTTTTCCGAGGCAATGCCGAAGGTTTCGTCAGCGAGCTCACCTTTCTCGAAAACTGACCCCTTTTCTTACAAGACAGGATCCTATCATGCACGCCACCATGCAAACGAACATGCGCCGAGAGATCGACGAAGTTCAGAAGCTGCGGCCAGATTGCTCGGTCGCTTAGCGAATGACTTGGCTGCCTTCGATGCGGTTTGCGCGCCCTGGACTCCGAATTCGTCGTCACAGTCGCTCGAGGCTTGTCCGACCACGCCGACATATCCCTGAAATATTCAATCGAGCTAAGCGCGAAATTGCAGTCGCTTCGATTCGGCTGTCACTCGCATCAAACTACGGTCTCGAGCCCAACTTGGTCGCGGGCCGCCTTCCCAAGGCAGCCACGCGCGCCGTCGCCGCTTGGATTGCTCTGACAAATACGCTTCCCGCTTGCGGGACCCACCAACGCCATGAGCATGCTGAGCACAAAGGTCGGCTTGTGCCTGAAGACGGCGCAGATCTCTTGGTGTTGACCCTAAGTTTGAGTTGAAGTCGAGCTGGACAGGTAGGCCAAAGGGTTTCGAGACAAGCGATCATGGTGATCTTGGATCAAATTTGCACAGGTTCTCCAATCTCATGGTCGATGCTTTCCGCTCGGAAACCTGCTGGCTTTGGCTGAGTGGAACCAGCACGCCATGAAGATTGCGATACTCTCGCCGCTTGAACGAACCTGCCTCCATTGGATATCTAGAGGCTGGGCGGTGATTGATATCGCGTTGATCGAGGGAAAGGATACCGCTGAAATTGAGGTGTGCGTGGAGCGTGCGGTTATTTCGCTCAACGCCGACTCAGTGGAACAGGCGCTCGAGAAAATGAAGATCACGCGGTCAGATTGATCGCCACGGTCGCTGGCGCCGGACGCTTTCACCTTGCTTTGCATGCTGCTTT is a genomic window containing:
- a CDS encoding Crp/Fnr family transcriptional regulator, with protein sequence MDVARSKGSDAGTPVACASCQARHGVVCGVLSSGQLKDLGRHSLRRKVDAGSEIIAQGSESSFYSNIMRGVVKLCKVMPDGRQQIVDLQFAPDFVGRPFVRESTLSAEAATDVEICVFPRDLLDRMISETPELRRSLHDLALKELDAAREWMLTLGRRTAEEKVASLLYLIATHAEPQTATSTAFDLPLSRAEIADFLGLTIETVSRQITRLRKSGVIRIEKFRHIIVPNMDELERMISA
- a CDS encoding ABC transporter ATP-binding protein translates to MPTPILIIDKLHIGYGDKVVISDLSIEIHEGEFVALLGASGSGKSSVLRTLAGFHPVMSGRIILEGKDITIEPPERRNVGMVFQNYALFPTMTAFENIAFALRVAKIPQGEIVKRVTQIAETSGITEQLHKKPATMSGGQQQRVAIARALVAGSKLLLFDEPLSNLDAKVRVTMRREIKRLQQEFGFTAVFVTHDQEDALTMSDTIVVLANGGVEQIGDGRTLYRKPATPFICEFIGTANELLAPVVAQILGRDVRGRIFVRHEDVFVGKAVEAGLPATVRHVEFLGAHSRIDLDAGGHLISAARMGHELPEIGETVSWTVRPGSAHIFEEAGR
- a CDS encoding sugar phosphate isomerase/epimerase family protein, with the translated sequence MDTCITVWHWPHQERWYDEGIRNSLTLIKEAGFTHINWNPDSGSSYWLADAEIEFTSKIVADAGLKVHSVHGSNGRNPITEIGHKNHGPFAMEMRKDLLSPHEWQRRSGVELLRNRIDLAAAFQSPNVVLHIDITDNVFRSEAAEQEFFDPLFQSLDEIRPYCIEKGVQIAAETLLCANAQNFLNLYDRLFARYGKEFIGVCFDCGHWELIEPGKLTVLERFADRVIATHIHDNFGAVDDHLLPFDGRLDWHTIASAIASTPYQTPLNFETPIDRYGIPESAYYRRAHGVAVRLEEMVAEARERKSSDGECACPRQFFTTS
- a CDS encoding N-acetylglucosamine kinase gives rise to the protein MTVYLIGIDGGGTSCRAAVAGANGSILARAQAGPANILSDPDTAVDNIASATRAAFYAAGINARSIASARAVLGVAGNNVGEAVHYVKNRLPFAQADIESDGLIALQGALGDKDGAVAILGTGTIYISRHCETVTYVGGWGFTVGDLGSGARIGHALLQETLLAYDGIHDMSAMTASVLAEFKNDPRNIVEFARHAKPGAFGRYAPRVFEHMKRGDAVAARLLQEAAVSVDEALDRLVARGTQKICLLGGLGPLYSSWIAARHQSLLVTPEGDALSGAVALAVSRFGHLKAIE
- a CDS encoding NADP-dependent isocitrate dehydrogenase — translated: MNKIKVANPVADLDGDEMTRIIWQLIKDKLIHPYLDLDIDYFDLSVENRDATNDQVTVDAANAIKKYGVGIKCATITPDEARVKEFNLKEMWKSPNGTIRNILGGVIFREPIICRNVPRLVPGWTQPIVVGRHAFGDQYRATDFKFPGKGKLTIKFVGEDGTVIEKEVFNAPGAGVAMAMYNLDESIREFARASMMYGLMRKWPVYLSTKNTILKAYDGRFKDIFEEVFETEFKDQFKEAGITYEHRLIDDMVASALKWSGGYVWACKNYDGDVQSDTVAQGFGSLGLMTSVLLTPDGKTVEAEAAHGTVTRHYRQHQKGQETSTNSIASIFAWTRGLAHRAKLDDNAELARFAATLEKVCVDTVESGFMTKDLARLIGPDQPWLSTTAFLDKIDQNLQKAMA
- a CDS encoding ABC transporter permease is translated as MNRAAPVERVVYWIGVAALIWIVITFLILPLVASLHAVFFKDGSLVVGQIASELSRSRRVRAALWNTLWMTSATMVTVTIVGMFQVVVLEYFHVRGRALLKIAYATPLVFGGVVAAAGYNFTYGPSGAVTHLVKAAVSSLPQAWFIGWFGVLFTHTFLMTNFYYLFLRAAMRRVDYATIEAARSMGASEYTILWRVVLPAIMPTFLAVTLLTLYTAISSFAAPQVLGGRDFHMLSQMVLTLNSLRRPDMAALLALMMGLCLMALILLSQYFEARGSYVGGAKATAPIQLRKICSPIGNAVLHLFAYLLVAIYTVPIALVVLFSFAPAASIGIEVIPSSLTLKNYTRVFTEGSAFLPFFNSIVMSFVAVSAALVVTLFAVPVTLGRRSWLTRLLDITFFLPWVVPSILLAVGLIVTFDTPNPLVGNAVLLGGYWLLPIGYAIVALPLMVRFLRAAFMGIDPAYNEAARSMGATGLYRYRRIILPIVAPTAILVAGMAFNDLLSEYPLSAFLYNVNNKPLPIAIVDSSLSVDPEQAALNLVYVTLIMAFSLAIILLAERIGLGKGPETTTL
- a CDS encoding GntR family transcriptional regulator, whose translation is MSDTLAAMLPGWGTDINGAGPLYQRLRLALEKAILSGKLKVGDVLYPERDLAEHLRVSRVTVRKAIDHLVQDGFLVRRRGSGTFVAGSAVRADQPPSRAYLLTGGISWLGSGTRVECIERSTSHPAPEEMMTLGLSSDSRVVRITHLRSSAGQPIAIERICISSEFLPDARTVTCSICNTLADANFRPVRAIQRTFALNIEDPDATTLGVAVGTAGLLTKRVAYLASGRAIEFTRSLFRGNAEGFVSELTFLEN